The following nucleotide sequence is from Citrus sinensis cultivar Valencia sweet orange chromosome 6, DVS_A1.0, whole genome shotgun sequence.
AACTTGCTAATCAAAAGTTTAAACTAATTGCTTGCTTTATTATGCAGAGAAGTGAAGGAGGAGGCTCATTTCAAGCTGTTGATACTCTAAATGGGAAGCTGTTGTGTGGATGTGATGATCTTCATGCTTGTGCGGTGAGctttttaattgtttcttttattttttatattcagcCCATTTTGGGTCCATTAATTTGGTATGCTAAGCCTGATGACCCTTACAAGGAtttgttttgggccataaattgatatatatatcctcattgaaaaatttttagattatgtggatatatatatatatatatatataaagatttcaaataaCAATATAGCATGTAAAGCAATTTGATCTTCAATTTGTGCTATTTTCTGAGACTGTATTTTGTGCTTGCTTCAGCCTGGATCAACCGCCGGAGCCTGCACTTCATAAGAATGAGGACAATGAATGAGCAAAATTCAGGTTAAAGTTTCCGCAAAAGCAACATCGAATTCTTAAGTACAAGTTCAAGTTACCTTccttttacaaataataagTTTGTCACCAATTTGATATTTCGAGATCTGTACAAAAGATTGATGGAGCTACAAActagaaatgaaaaagaaaaggttgaGTTTGATTTTAACCGGCAGCTGGCTTTTGAGAAAGCAAATCCCAATGTAGCTATACAGAAAATTTTGTGACAAGTGTATCCTTGTGTGAATAACTCATTATAAAAATCCTCTCGGATTTCTCCCTCTCTCTGCAGATTGCTTGCTGTTTTGTTTGGCATACTTGAATCCTGTATCACAGCAAAACTAGAGGAGAGCCATGGCTTCCAATTAAAGgtatacttttgtttcaattgtACAGATATTTGAACCCAAAATGCAAGATCCTTTTGTTGATTGTTGTTGATTTTATGTCAAATAAAtgttacttaattaattttctcattAATCTAAGTTGTTCCAATGATAAGTTAACAAGCAGAGGAATTATGAAAAGGGGTATTGTTGCTAGTATGTATGCTGCTGCAAATCCTGAGCTAAATTGCCAACCAAAAGCAaatgatttttgtttatttatttttaatacaattacAAACAGAAttctatcaatttatttataatgcaAAACACCGGTAATTACGAAAACTTGTAACATCAACCATCCCCTTTTATCTTCCTTGAGGATTCACAATATCAGAGAACACATCTCGAGTCAAGGATGCGCTATCATACCTTACAGTTTTATGTTCAATCTCACCAAGCTTTTCATTCTTCTCTGAACTTTCCCGCAGCAGCTGAAATACAAACTCAAGACCCCAAACCACATCGCTCATTGATGGCCGTCTGATTCGATCATCATTCACACAGCTCATTGCAACCTCAACGAACTGGTTCAAGCACACAGGCGGTGCATTACCCTTTAAAAACGGATCAATGATATCACCAATTTTTCCATTCCGATAACATTCTGTCGCCCAAACAGCTAAATTCACCTGCTTCTTGTCTCCTGTCCGGAGAATAGGGGGCCGAGCACACAGTACTTCCAACAGCACAACACCAAATGAGTACACATCTGATTTCTCTGTAAGCAGCTGAAGGCGATAGTATTCAGGATCCAAGTATCCGATACTTCCCTTCACCTCTGTGCTTACATGAGTTTTGGAAAAATTGGGTCCGAATTTGGACAGTCCGAAATCAGAAACCTTAGCCACCCATTCCTCGTCCAAGAGTATATTCGTTGTCTTCACATCGCGATGAATGATAACTTTGCTCGCACCGGTATGCAGATAATGCAACGCGCGAGCTGCACCAATGCAAATTTTGAGCCGTCGATCCCATGGAAGAGGAGGATTATCGTTGTTGTAAAGATGATCGCGTAGAGTCCCACGGGCCATGTAATCGTATACGAGGATCATTTGACCATCATCATTGCAGTAACCAATGAGAGAGACCAAATGAAGATACCTGAGCTGGGAGAGCATTCCGATCTCAGTCTGGAATTCCAGAGCGCCCTGTTGTGATCCTGGATTCAGCCGTTTGATGGCAACGGGAGTGGAGTCACCATTGAGGAACCCTTTGTACACATTTCCAAATCCTCCACGACCAATAATGAGAAGGTTGTTGAAGTCTTTTGTAGCCTCTTTGATTTCAGAAATTGAAAACTGGGTACAAAGATCAGACGGTAGAGATGAGGCAGGGCCGCGGGACTTAGCTTCTTTCATTACTGCTCGCCTTGAAATTAACAGAAACACAATGAAGAGCACAACTAAGCCTGAAGCCACAACGCCAACGATGCCAAGCATACGTGGACGATTGttctttgcttttgttgaTTGCTGCGGGCTCCGCGTCCCAAACGATGATGCTTGGCTGACTGTAGGGTAAGGATTAGGTCCGGCGAGACTTCCGTTGTTGTCcactttaaaaatttcaatcccATTTAAGATAGAATCAGAATACTTGGTCCTCCATCGGGGAGCAGGGTGCAGTGCAATAGACAGGTTCTGCTTCTTTACGTCTGATTTTGATCCTATCGCCACTGCGTAATCTCTGTATTCTGGAACACCATTCCCACCACTCCAAGCTATTACGTCTGCAACATCTTCAGCAGTTAGATTCGCTAGGTAGATCTTGAAAACTCTATCACCCTCTTCAGTCACCTCCGACTGAAACTCGCAGAAATGAAGTCTGACAAAATATATGAACCCAGAATCCACCTGAAACTCCCAAGTGAGATTATATTGCTCGTTTATGTTCTTGTCTAGTCCCATTGTCCTGGCGGTTCTGTAAACTGCAAGTGGAGCAGAGAAATTGAGTATCCTGCTGAAACGAAGAACAATAGTAGTGTTAACTGGAAGAGCGCTTGGTCTGGCGTCTGTCACGTAGCCGTCGTCCGCAATCCACGTCCGATACATGCCGGTGTCCATCTGCGGCGAGATAAAGCTCCCACCGACATTTATTCGATATAAAGTCTCAAGAGCATTGCTGTTTAGGATACTGAATTGGCTCCCCTCGCCAACAAATTCTAACCTTTGATCGTCAGTCGCCGTGTAATACAGATTGAGAGGCATGGAAACTAATTCAATTCCGTTGATAAAGGCATATGAATCTTGGTAATCTGGACTTGGAGTAAAGGTTATACTCAGTGACCTCTGATCTTCTGGGACGTTGATGCAGAATTCTTTGAAAAAAGTATCATCAGGCGCGAATGAAGCACTAAAGTTGTTAACAAGTGTAAAAGAATTGGCTTTGACAGAGAAGAAAGCACTAGAGATGTTAAAGCCTGAATACGAAGTTGAATAGAAATGGAGGCGGATGAATTTCTGACCGGGTGTGACATTGAATGTGTAAGTGAATTGGGAATGAGAAAGCCGAGAGGCTGAATATGGGGGTTCCCGAGGCTTTTTGGAGATTGTTGATTGTTGATGTCCCAGGGGGGAGTACTGAGAGCTGACATCTCCCGCCCAGGTCTGGCCATGGGCACTGATGTTGCCCAACCAGCCACAAGCAACGAAGGTTATTTCTGTTGGGGTGTAATAAGGAGATGGTGAGTCACCTGCGGCCGCAAGGATGCAAAAGAAGATGATCAGGTGGCAGAAGTAGAGTGCGGCAATTACTGATAGAAATTTCATATGATTCTCCATTGCTTATTGTGATAACGCACAGCTTCTTCACATCAAGTGCCTGTAAGTACCTATACAAATACACAGATAAATGAAAGAGTATTGTCGGACTCTTTAACACTCGGATGTAACCGTTTATGGACACAAAGTTGGGGCAGCGTTTAAGCTTTGCAGAAAGACTGGGGCATTAAGACTTGTGAGTCTTCGTCTTCGGCAGCAAACACTGATGCTAACTCATGAACAATTTTCTCACCAATCATGTGAACCAAATTCTTTCCGATCATGTGAATCAAGCGCCTGTAAGTATAATATACGAAACAGTAATTGCGGGGTGCCGTCTTAATTAAGTTTAGTGTAAAATTGGGGCATGAACACTTGTGAGTCTTCGTCTTGAGCAGCAATTTCTAATCCTAACCCACAAACAATTTTCTCTCCAACAATGtgaatcaaatttaattttcattatgttCTTCttacataaattttatgtcgatttcaattattatgtGTTGGCACGACGTCTCAACAGTAATATTCACAACCACTTAGGGTGCGTTTGTGATTGAGGTACTGTAATTTTTGAGTTACAattgttgtggaaaaaaaaaactgtaactataaaataaaagttagtaatatatagtaaatataaattttaaataataattttgataaaattgttaaagatataatagattttctattgTACAAGTGAAAATCCATATTAACATAGCTTCCAAACTACAACAGTTagtatttaccaaatactttagtGATGTAACCTTTAAGATACAGTTGTCCAACCTCAATCTatttaaaacttcaaaattattaaacgtAAAATCTATCGCAACTCCCTTTCGATTTACCTTGAAATGAACTAAATTTTGGTTAAGACTTTGATATTTCTTTTCTGTCATTTGATTGATTCTCATTTCTTAAGGGATAACTTGGTTTAACTTCTTACAATGTCATGGAAGTCAGATTAATGATTGAATTTTTCTCACACTAATTCATTATTAAGGATGCTAAATTTGATTGGGGGGAGCGCATGATAGCCCAAATTTAAAAACTCGGATTGCTCTTGGAGTGGACCCTGTTTAACCCATAAACCGTCTATTCTTGAAAAACATTATCAGCCCATTTCAGgcccattaattaaatagggTGTGCTCCATAGACTGGGCCAGGGTTATTGTTTGAATAGTGATTTTCGACCCATCAATTTTATTGACATGAAATCGACGAACAATTATCTCCTTGCATTATAGTTTAGGCAAAGCAAACATTAATGAATAACATGAACAGAAAAAGATTTGAAGTCAAACCCATCACTTTCATGCCCTAACTACACTCTAATAACTCATTCCGAATCAATTCTCAAGtccttaaaaattttaaatttcatgatCTTTAATGACGATGACTCATGGTTTAACATTTTCTAGATCAATTAATACAtgatttgttattaaaaaaaggaaaaaataaaaaataaaagatcatAGTACATGATGGATACAATGAACCCTCATAAACTCTCAAGCTAATCCCCATACAAAACCCTCCATTCTCATACATATgtataaatacaatttaacattttcatttGACTTGTCCCCATTTTCTTGCTCTCCTAATTTCGTGCACATTTATAATTCCATGTTTCTGCTCTTGGCTTCCATGGAAGTTACTCAATGGAATGTTCTTTGTTTTCTGAGCCAACAAATATATCCTCTTCATCTAGAAATTAGTTCCACAAAAATGGGTCCTTCCCGAAACTTGATTTCAATCATATTCTCAGTTTCAGTTCTTCTCATGTTAGCTTCAGCTTGCTCCAATGGACAGCGCAAGGTTTGTGTTTGAGCACTAAATAATTagcttgtttttttttttggacagtttctaaaatcttaattaatttcgatgttgatatatatatataaatagctGCTTGAGCAATGCTCGTCGGACGGCGATTGCGAGGCGGGGCTTTACTGTTTCTCTTGCCCGGAGAGATTCTCAGGTTCAAGATGTGTAAGATCAACTATTACTGACCAATTCAAGCTCCTGGTAATTAactaagttatttaattttaatttttttaattctttatttaattgattattttttgtcatttcatgattttaatttttaaatacacgACGCATTCGGCAGTTTCTAGGAAGCTCACAAATTTTCTGTCGCAAGCCCAAACAGCACAAATGTAACGATTTGcttgtttgttttggtttttcttttttcttttttctttttttttaaaaaattattttttgatgtaACGGTGATACATGCAATGCAACGGTCATAATATGTTTGTGTGATAGCGTTGGCTTTTTGGgtttcataatatatatatatatatatatatatatatatatatatatatatataaagtagtTTTTCAATCAGggactttaataaagtcagGGATtaactaaaagataaaaaagtttaaattttattacactACATGATAAAATCCAGTGCATTGGagtatgtgtttattttgtcttttagctAATCTctgactttattaaagtcagGGATCCCTGATTgaaaaactactatatatatatatatatatatatatatggcaaGGACTCACTTAGTTCGATtgataataaagaaatttaattaataaggatttcAGGTGTTTAGAAGAAGTGCTTTCATCTTCtaaatgtttctcttttttttttttaatttataaaaatgttactattaatacaataaagacaataaataaactacGTCATGTCAAAAGCACGCTTAAAAGGACTAGTGGGAGGTGTTTGTTCATTTGACTTTAGTGGTGAATGTGACCATCAATTTGAATGGAGTTTAAGTGGTGTTTGgtttttgacaatttaatGGTGGAATACGACTGCACTGAATTATACTAACGTAAGtcgtttgtttctttttctgacCTCAtgaagattttcattttttttttacattagataaaagttataatttgGTTACTAATAACGAAAAAATGGGATAAATACATAGTATATCTGCTACACTGCAGTCACGCCCAAACTTTAATAGAGTTATtaagtatatttttaaagatattttttcctagttattttatttacattcaCATACAGTTAAACCCTATAATAAGACGTGGGTGCCATTTAATTGAGATGATAAAATCTCATATTGAAAACAGGAGGtttggaattaaatatttttacaatcaAACAAGtatataataacaaattaCCATAGTGATGCACAATTTGAGGAAAAAATTAAGTACATGATATCAAATTTAAGGCCTAGACATATTATAATGCAATGCATTAAAATGggctaattattatttttttcttttttgatagaaTAATTCTCTGCCGTTGAATAAGTATGCATTCTTGACAACACACAATGCTTTTGCCATCGATCACACGCCATCCCACACAGGAGTTCCTCGATTAACCTTTACAAATCAAGAAGATAATGTTACTCAACAGCTAAAAGTACGAGTATTTACTAAACTTTtgctcttctttttatttgttctgAAAATAGTCCTCAAActaaattcaatccaaaataataattgaaatctaAAGATTTATGTAAgcatttgtttaatttgtagaATGGCGTTCGAGGCTTAATGCTCGATACTTATGATTTTAAAGGAGATGTCTGGTTGTGTCACTCATTTGGAGGAAAATGCCATGACTACACCGCATTTgtatgttgatttttttttttttctttcttactaAAAGTTAGTAGATTTcgaaattttattcaattaagtATTTGTTATGATGAagagaaatattattgatcaAGTAGGAACCGGCAATTGACACACTGAAGGAGATTGAAGCATTCATGTCATCAAAGCCAGCAGAAATTGTGACATTGATTTTAGAAGATTATGTTCAAGCCCCAAACGGACTCACAAAAGTGTTTGCTGAAGCTGGACTGATGAAATATTGGTTCCCAGTTTCAAAAATGCCCAGAAATGGTGAAGATTGGCCTTTAGTTAGCGACATGGTCGCTAATAACCAAAGGCTACTTGTTTTCACATCAAATAAATCTAAACAAGAAAGTGAAGGAATTGCTTATCAATGGAGCTACATGGTTGAAAATAAGTGTAAGAAACcacttcattattattattttttttttccttgtaatTTTCTTAGGGTTAATATCGCTGCACTCCCCAACTGTtatatgaatgatatttttatagatGGGAATCGTGGGATGCATGCCGGGAGTTGCTCTAATAGAGCAGAATCATCACCACTCAATGACGAGAGAAAATCTTTGGTATTGGTGAATTACTTCAAGTCCCTTCCTATCAAGCGAACCGCATGTGTGCATAACTCCGGGCATCTTATTGACATGCTTCACACTTGCTATGCTGCTGCTGGCAACCGGTGGGCTAACTTTGTTGCTGTTGATTACTACAAGGTATAATGAATTCGGAGCACATTCCCTTCCCTCTTTCAGTTTTGTCTTTGATCTTTGCTTGATTTGCTAACCAATCAAAAGGCGATTCTATATTTTAAGTTGATTTTGATTACATACACGTGTTGAATTCTTTCACTTGCATTCTTCACACTTGAAGTTGATTTCTCTAACATGATATCATAATCAAACTCGTTTTCAAATATGGACACATGTTCAAATGCAATTGAACCAATGCACATTCAGGTTCCGACATATTGAGCTAATTTGTTGTACAATGCAGAGGAGTGAAGGACGAGGTTCATTTCAAGCTGTTGATACTCTAAATGGAAGGCTTTTATGTGGGTGTGATGATGTTCATGCTTGCGCGGTGAGCTCTCTAAATCCCTTGGTTAAGTAGCTTTGCTAATCTTGTGATTTTCTTCAGAGTTAAATCATTGGCACCTTCTTataatctttataaaatccctgttacattataattatattgaaggacaaaataattctaattatACGATtatatttctctctctaattttttacATTCATACTACTACATCAAAGttttttacactttttgttctcaCAAACACTTTTACATTctgaactatttttttttttaaataactatttgagtggatttttaattctacttaattcacacacacacattatatatatatatatatattaattaattgttttttgagttaaatatatatgatttaataattcagaaatttgtaaagagaaaaaaaattgtaatcggAGTCGTTTGGaaaaagatgattttttttttttttttcattttgaaccatagacaaactgaaaaaataggaaaatgatattttagaattaCACTAGGTTTCGACACAAAAGGAGTTTGAAAAGAAACTacaggggtgccaatagtccctCTGTTTCTTTAAATCCGGTAATTAGCTCTTAGCATTCATTCTACTCTTGAAAACAACGTCAGCCCATTTGATGCCCATTAGTATTGAGCTGGGCTTGACGGACTGGGGCATAATGGCCCAAACATGTTAGGCaagatcaataaaatttgtttgaaaataatattcaacAATTCAAGCAGTTTGGGATTTGGCAGCAATGTGAAAAAAACATTCAGGCAAGTCTCTGTAAATAGCTTCATCAAACTGTTAGAAGTTACCGTTAATTCTTTGCAATAAGGTTGTCACCATTATCGTTGAATAGTGATTTGCAGAATTGTATAGAATatataaagttaaaattttctgGAGCTATAAACCAGAAACAATGCTTTGCAAATCCAGCAGCACTGCACTACTCATATATAATTGAAgtgattaaattattattctatGTTTTTGCATAAAgggtctttaattttttttcatattattttgcTTCTCCAAAGTTTAACAACgacactttaattttaataagtaaatgGGGCAAGTGGGATTCAGGTTGCCGTGCAATAtctgaataaaattatatatgttccGAGTCGCTAATAAAGCCATTTCTATGATATATTCGTTAATGAATAATGCTCAAATACAGCTTTTTCTTCAGAAGCATTGATTAATCATGTGGTTCCATGTTGCCTTGCATGAAAAATGGCCTACAAAGAGAAGCAGCAAGATTGTTTAAATTGAAAGCAAGTaattgtaaaatgaaaaaagagatCAACCTGTAACCATACTTTCAATCTCACACTACATCATATGTATATGGCAATTAAATAGCACTCAATTTTCTGATGATTACTAGTTCCACCCGACACACTGGGGCCTTTAACAGTAGGGGCAGCAAAACAGTGATCAGTCTCATCGTTGTCCATTTCAATAATTGAAACATGTAATGCACGATTGGTATATATCCATagttacataataaaaaattggaaatgttTTTCCTCactagtttaatttttttatgttagtTAATACATATTCATAAAGATCGTACTGTTAATTATATGATTCCAACTAGCTCCCTGTTCccaatacaaatttaaaaaccgCTCAATTTGTtagtgggggaaaaaaaaaacgtttgATGAGTTCTCGAGGTGTTAGCTACAACTTGATGATCGCATCTGCAAGTGATATAATCTAATTACAATCATGACGTGATTAAATGGAAATGACTTTTATTAGGGCGGAATTTCTAAAGTTGTAATGAAAAGATGGGCAACTGTGGACACAGTACTCCTTAGCTAGGAAGCTATGTGAGAGATTTGGTTGATTCCTTATACTGTATCGTCCAAATTTGGGTTGACTAGAAGTGCTTTTGGGGTCAAAATTCTTCACAATATGTCTTTCAAATCTTAAATTTGAAAGGCTAGTTCATTCATGTGACAGACAGAAGTTTGaatgttttgatatgatttGCTGATTGACTGCAATTTGAGGGAGAACACACATGCAAAAGGTGACAAATTGATCATCACTGCCGCCCTTATAAAAGGCGTGATTCACGTTACtttacaaatttgataaaacGGAATGTGCCGGATTAGGGCACTGTTGTTACTCATAAAATAACTTCTGAGAAATGCGCGCAATCgattaaaaactttttaaacgCGGACGTtcgaattttattaattaaaatgatgcTCTCCATTGCTTCATATTGCTGCAAAATTGTGTTTGAGTTGCTCCATTGCTGTGAAACAGTGTTAtattacttttgttttgttgtaaaataatatcgCATTTGCACTGTGCATGGCTCTTTTTTATTGCAAAGTAGTGTTTCATTGCTCTACTTATTACTCAAATAATCTAATATCTTATGAATATAAGTACTTTTCATTTTAGAATTAGTTAAAGCACTAACAAGGAACATAGTATTAGATAGTGTTCCAGCTAAAGTAGTTAACACGTACAATCGAATTCAATCCGGATAATATGAGACTTTAGCATCAAGCTAGTTTTATAAGACTTAACAACTTTTATTAGATTGATTAGGGATTTGAAATTGGTGTGCAGCATGTGAGTGAGTAGGTTAGGAGGTATCTAACACATGCTAGGAACTTAAGatcataacaattaaaatccatgtaataattgttataatatgaacatcattaaaataataataattataatagtaatatGGTGTGATCATATGAGATCTAAATGATTGACCTAATTTTTGCTTTCACTAGCAACATGCTTCAATGTCTCTTCGTGCGAGAATGATGGGCTTCATGTTATTGGTGTatgaaacaaatattataaaattactcaaACAAGAGAGAAATTAGGTACCCTCGTGCAAGCCTATTAAATATGACTATGATTTCAAAGTATGTATAATCACAAAATCTTTGTTGTTTGACTACATGCATGTGTTGGAATTTGTCTTCAACACAAATTGTTAATACATGGAAAATTAGGTGTCAaagctttgatttttttttttcgaggCCATGATGAGAATCGACATCCAttgaagaatatatatatatatatatatatgaagaaGTGGTAGTGcttcaaaaattaacaatgaaAAGTTTGCTTGAGTCCACATTGATACTAATCATTTACTCATCACCACGGTGAATTTGATTCCACACTTGACGATTTAATATGGTGCCTACTCAACTGTTGATATTGTTAactaatgataaaatttatccttaaatattaacttataAGACAAAGGTGTTCATAAATTCATCTACTCTTATATATCTTTCTacgaaaaaagtaaaagagttaaaaaaactGTTAAAAAGTTTAAACTGATAAATAAGAATCTAATATAAGTTCTCTTAAGTGAAACATAAACTAAATCATTAAGACATTTAATTTGCTCTCATATTAAGTTAGAGAAACTATttgattcaataaattaagCTGATAGTGATGGGTACAGATCCAACGATTATATTGAAGACAAATGTTAAGAAAGACAGTGACACTAACCCTTACAATTTTTATACGAAAATATTCCATGGATGCATGGTTGGGCTCACAAACTGTTTGGTTCTTGTCAATTGTCTTTATCGTACCAAGGACGATCGATACTTAACCCACGAGGGGGTAACATGCAACATTGgcaaatttttttcccattgtTGCTTTGCTGcaacaaaaaggaaatataaatacaaaaccAGCTTCATTGCAACCCCACTAGTGCTAAATTTCATCCTCATTGTGGCCAAACAAGCACTGGGATCACATGGTTTTGGTATCAACTTTATAACATAAGGTTACCTAATGTGGGCTTAACTGAAAAAGAAgtggaaaaaagaattttgataaaaagaatattaagatcaatgagaaatgaagaaacaacAGCAGAGACAAGCACTTAAGCATCAACCATCATCAAACAAATTGCAATTGAATGGGGGGACCTTTTAACACATGGGGAGTGGAGCCATCTTCTAAAAAGCTAAGAATCTTTTGCAAAATGGTGGTTGGAAGCACACACTTGGGGCAAATGCGAACACCGTTGTTTAATTTCTGTTGATAGTCTCaatcttaattattagaaTAATATTCATATTTGCATGTCAATCTTTCTTCTGGCTATTTTAtgttatcttaatttattccAATTGCTAGTTTTTTGGATGATGAGATGGAGAGACTTTGACGACATCTTGGAGTAGAGGAGCTTCAATACTGGAATCGAAATTCCGTAACACATAGTTTACAACTCAAAACGAGTCCGCACAAACGAATTCAAGCCATCTtgtaacccaaaaaaaaaagtctattttgtaacaaaaatctacaaaatttgaaaacataatGTTAACAACAGCTGTATGGATTTCACAACAATTGATACCATTCCCTAACATAGCCAAACCATCTTTGTAAGGGAAAAAGAGTCAGAAACATTAACTTCTATTATTCTATATTAACATCAATTAATAGCTGGTAAATATGGTTGGAAAAGTTGTTAAGAAGTAAATTTGAGCCAGAGCAATAACTATTAAGTCCAATTCTGTGCAAGCAGCACACATGACCTTCACCGTCGTATTTGgtacaaaaatttgaattgaatataCCAAGTATTAACTCACTTTCctattcttttcaaaaaaaaaaaaaaaactcactttCCTattcaaaacaacaaaaaacaaaataattaaataaagtggTATTTCTGTTCTGTGGGTTCTTTCGAAGTGGGAAATATTTAACAATGCAATTGACACAGAGTTATGAAATAACAACTCTCTTTCAAACGATCGAGTTCTTTTCATCTCGATTAGCGAACCAATAGTTTGACCAAGGCTTGCATTTTACGGAGCCAAGCGAAGTGACAGACTCAATAAGTAATCTTCATTGAGCCGATCAAAAGTCAAGCTTTTGTTGTGggttcaaattattaatttaatctagcttttttaattagctttACAGGTGCATATGATCCaggtatgtgtgtgtgtgtctatatatatatatatatatat
It contains:
- the LOC102613289 gene encoding receptor-like protein kinase FERONIA — its product is MENHMKFLSVIAALYFCHLIIFFCILAAAGDSPSPYYTPTEITFVACGWLGNISAHGQTWAGDVSSQYSPLGHQQSTISKKPREPPYSASRLSHSQFTYTFNVTPGQKFIRLHFYSTSYSGFNISSAFFSVKANSFTLVNNFSASFAPDDTFFKEFCINVPEDQRSLSITFTPSPDYQDSYAFINGIELVSMPLNLYYTATDDQRLEFVGEGSQFSILNSNALETLYRINVGGSFISPQMDTGMYRTWIADDGYVTDARPSALPVNTTIVLRFSRILNFSAPLAVYRTARTMGLDKNINEQYNLTWEFQVDSGFIYFVRLHFCEFQSEVTEEGDRVFKIYLANLTAEDVADVIAWSGGNGVPEYRDYAVAIGSKSDVKKQNLSIALHPAPRWRTKYSDSILNGIEIFKVDNNGSLAGPNPYPTVSQASSFGTRSPQQSTKAKNNRPRMLGIVGVVASGLVVLFIVFLLISRRAVMKEAKSRGPASSLPSDLCTQFSISEIKEATKDFNNLLIIGRGGFGNVYKGFLNGDSTPVAIKRLNPGSQQGALEFQTEIGMLSQLRYLHLVSLIGYCNDDGQMILVYDYMARGTLRDHLYNNDNPPLPWDRRLKICIGAARALHYLHTGASKVIIHRDVKTTNILLDEEWVAKVSDFGLSKFGPNFSKTHVSTEVKGSIGYLDPEYYRLQLLTEKSDVYSFGVVLLEVLCARPPILRTGDKKQVNLAVWATECYRNGKIGDIIDPFLKGNAPPVCLNQFVEVAMSCVNDDRIRRPSMSDVVWGLEFVFQLLRESSEKNEKLGEIEHKTVRYDSASLTRDVFSDIVNPQGR
- the LOC102613576 gene encoding PI-PLC X domain-containing protein At5g67130-like — its product is MYKYNLTFSFDLSPFSCSPNFVHIYNSMFLLLASMEVTQWNVLCFLSQQIYPLHLEISSTKMGPSRNLISIIFSVSVLLMLASACSNGQRKLLEQCSSDGDCEAGLYCFSCPERFSGSRCVRSTITDQFKLLNNSLPLNKYAFLTTHNAFAIDHTPSHTGVPRLTFTNQEDNVTQQLKNGVRGLMLDTYDFKGDVWLCHSFGGKCHDYTAFEPAIDTLKEIEAFMSSKPAEIVTLILEDYVQAPNGLTKVFAEAGLMKYWFPVSKMPRNGEDWPLVSDMVANNQRLLVFTSNKSKQESEGIAYQWSYMVENKYGNRGMHAGSCSNRAESSPLNDERKSLVLVNYFKSLPIKRTACVHNSGHLIDMLHTCYAAAGNRWANFVAVDYYKRSEGRGSFQAVDTLNGRLLCGCDDVHACAVSSLNPLVK